The Lytechinus pictus isolate F3 Inbred chromosome 10, Lp3.0, whole genome shotgun sequence genome includes a window with the following:
- the LOC129264098 gene encoding uncharacterized protein K02A2.6-like, which yields MAHEIAPVSQFDPHGTAASTQWRKWIRGFELYVAGKGITDVGQKRALLLHSAGPAVQDIFFTLELQQGADEYEQTKKTLDNHFKRQVNVPYERYCFRQLKQDANETVDEFVVRLRQQAMLCEFHDSDEQIRDQVVEKCSSHKLRTKLLERGAGLSLRELRVIASTFEATQTQSQHMMDRSTSRASAEVRAVQAGGLGRARHAASDRPSSKTGKSCYRCGKTGHFAKDDNCPARKQQCNKCGKTGHFAICCKSVADTEAQDRRKNDGKTGHFKKKSKKSKGHIRNVEKKQCSCNHGTCNNTGRSRNEEDSDDVYAFYVNSINASKCAKVDVNIGGVVVKNMIIDSGTEVNIIDSGTWENMKKNNVECRSELTSQKLYAYGSEVPLKLKGKFVANVAVTGMEVHDTNFYVLDGTGHCLLSKQTAEKLGILKFQIPSQNVGMVELDNYGNLFEGIGKLKEYKLHLHIDTEVEPVTQNMYRIPYSLRDKVSEKLDELESLDIIERVESPSEWVSPVIVVPKPNGDIRLCVDMRQANCAIQRERHPIPTVDEVLYQMNGSTVFSKLDLKYGYHQIELDSQSREITTFVTHKGLYRYKRLMFGINAAPEKYQNVMSHVLSGCDGVANISDDIVVYGRTREEHDLRLHQVLSRLREKNLTLNKEKCTFGSERITFMGHTLSAKGVQPTHDRVDALRNAGKPKTSAEVRSFLGLVNFSARYIANLATIAEPLRRLVRKNEPFVWGPEQDESFTQLTMALTEGEALGYFRLDGDNTQLVTDASNVGLGAVLLQTYQNETRVISYASRSLTDAEKRYSTTEKEALGVVWACQKFHNYLYGVHFELLTDHKPLEVLYGPKSRPNARIERWVTKLMSYTFSVKYLPGRQNIADILSRQPVMSQGDESRISSLQRDADMYVRWLAEEATPNALSTREVEEASKDDEELKLVRESLENNEWGKEVVPFAAFRNEFSCIGYLLLRGTRIVIPKKLRKQCVALAHQGHLGVVGTKQRLRTKVWWPQMEKEVERYVKACHGCQITAAMPSPEPLCPTPLPTGPWQAVAIDLLGPLPSKDYIFVVVDYYSRYYEIDIMKDTSSDRIIESLEKMFLQHGLPISITSDNGPQFISQKFEEFLCKNGVEHRKVTPLHPAANGEVERQNRSIMKRVRIAQAEKKDWKREVRQYMFAYRTTPHSVTGVTPAEMMFQRKLRTRLPEMEEKVRLDEEVRDRDATGKQKNKVYIDQKRGAKEREFHVGEEVLLKQTKIDKTSTPFHTEPYKLIEKSGNSVVVESSEGVRYKRNSTHIQKYNRPDSEKDEHEDNSKTPTEMTQDKEVGNASVAISRPVREKRCPKRLDDFVLYR from the coding sequence ATGGCTCATGAAATTGCTCCAGTGTCGCAATTCGACCCGCATGGGACGGCAGCGAGTACGCAGTGGCGTAAATGGATCCGTGGGTTTGAGCTGTACGTTGCGGGGAAAGGAATTACTGATGTGGGGCAAAAAAGGGCTCTGTTGTTGCACAGTGCAGGGCCAGCAGTGCAAGACATTTTCTTCACGCTAGAACTACAACAGGGAGCTGATGAGTATGAGCAAACAAAGAAAACGCTTGATAATCATTTTAAGAGACAGGTGAATGTGCCTTATGAGAGATATTGCTTTCGGCAACTGAAGCAAGATGCCAATGAAACTGTAGATGAGTTTGTTGTGAGGTTGAGGCAGCAGGCAATGTTGTGCGAGTTCCATGATTCGGACGAACAAATCAGGGATCAAGTGGTGGAAAAATGCAGTTCACATAAACTCAGAACAAAATTATTGGAGAGAGGTGCTGGTTTATCTCTACGAGAGTTAAGAGTGATTGCATCTACATTTGAAGCAACCCAGACGCAAAGCCAACACATGATGGATCGCAGTACCAGTAGAGCATCAGCTGAGGTCCGGGCTGTTCAGGCTGGAGGTCTAGGTCGGGCGCGACATGCTGCAAGTGATCGTCCATCGAGTAAGACGGGGAAGTCATGTTACCGATGCGGGAAAACAGGACACTTCGCGAAAGACGACAATTGCCCAGCGAGGAAACAGCAATGCAATAAATGTGGtaaaactggacatttcgctATTTGCTGTAAGTCAGTTGCAGATACGGAAGCACAAGATAGAAGGAAGAATGATgggaaaactggacatttcaagaaGAAATCAAAGAAATCTAAAGGACACATTCGTAATGTTGAAAAGAAACAGTGTTCCTGTAATCATGGTACATGTAACAATACTGGTAGGTCAAGGAATGAGGAAGATTCTGATGATGTTTATGCATTTTATGTCAATAGTATCAATGCAAGTAAATGTGCAAAGGTAGATGTAAACATTGGAGGTGTTGTGGTCAAGAATATGATTATTGACAGTGGGACAGAGGTGAATATCATTGATTCTGGTACATGggagaatatgaaaaaaaataatgttgaatgTAGATCGGAATTAACCTCTCAAAAGTTATATGCCTATGGTTCAGAGGTGCCCTTGAAGTTAAAAGGGAAGTTCGTAGCTAATGTCGCTGTTACAGGTATGGAGGTGCATGACACAAACTTCTATGTGTTAGATGGTACAGGTCATTGTTTGCTTAGCAAGCAAACAGCAGAAAAGCTGGGTATTCTCAAATTTCAGATACCAAGTCAGAATGTTGGTATGGTAGAACTTGATAATTATGGTAACCTGTTTGAGGGAATAGGTAAGTTGAAGGAATACAAGCTGCACCTACACATAGATACAGAAGTAGAACCTGTGACACAGAACATGTATCGTATTCCCTACAGTCTTAGAGACAAAGTGAGTGAGAAGTTAGACGAGTTAGAGTCTCTTGATATTATTGAGAGAGTAGAGAGCCCGAGTGAGTGGGTGAGTCCGGTCATAGTAGTACCCAAGCCAAATGGAGATATTCGTCTCTGCGTGGATATGCGGCAGGCGAATTGCGCAATCCAGAGGGAACGTCACCCGATTCCTACAGTAGATGAGGTTCTTTATCAGATGAATGGTAGTACAGTCTTTTCGAAGTTAGATCTGAAATATGGGTATCACCAGATAGAGCTTGATAGTCAGTCACGTGAGATAACTACATTTGTCACACATAAAGGGCTATATAGATACAAGAGGTTGATGTTTGGCATCAATGCTGCTCCTGAGAAGTATCAGAATGTTATGAGTCATGTGCTGAGCGGTTGTGATGGCGTGGCCAATATCTCAGATGATATAGTCGTGTATGGTCGCACCAGAGAAGAGCATGATTTGAGGCTTCATCAGGTATTGTCACGGCTGAGAGAGAAGAATTTGACCTTGAATAAGGAAAAGTGTACATTTGGGTCGGAGAGGATTACCTTCATGGGTCACACTCTGAGTGCTAAGGGAGTCCAGCCAACCCATGACAGAGTTGACGCATTGAGGAATGCCGGAAAGCCGAAGACGTCTGCTGAGGTTCGAAGTTTTCTTGGGCTAGTGAACTTTTCTGCTAGATACATTGCTAACTTGGCAACAATTGCTGAGCCTTTGCGCAGATTAGTCAGGAAGAATGAGCCTTTTGTTTGGGGACCAGAACAAGATGAGAGCTTCACTCAGTTGACCATGGCCTTGACTGAGGGAGAGGCATTAGGCTATTTCCGACTTGATGGGGACAATACTCAGTTGGTGACGGATGCCAGTAACGTTGGTCTTGGGGCCGTGTTGTTGCAAACCTATCAAAATGAAACTCGAGTCATCAGTTACGCAAGTAGATCCCTCACGGATGCTGAGAAACGGTATTCTACTACCGAGAAGGAGGCTCTTGGAGTTGTCTGGGCATGCCAGAAATTTCATAACTACCTGTATGGAGTACACTTTGAGCTGTTAACGGATCACAAACCTTTGGAAGTTCTGTATGGACCGAAGTCTCGACCTAACGCTAGGATTGAACGTTGGGTTACGAAGTTGATGTCTTACACGTTCTCTGTGAAGTATTTGCCTGGTAGACAGAATATTGCTGACATTTTGTCGCGGCAACCTGTGATGTCACAGGGTGACGAATCTAGAATTTCTAGTCTTCAAAGAGATGCAGACATGTACGTCAGATGGCTGGCAGAGGAAGCTACACCCAATGCTTTGTCAACTCGGGAAGTTGAAGAAGCCTCCAAGGACGATGAGGAACTGAAGTTGGTCCGAGAAAGCTTGGAGAACAATGAGTGGGGAAAAGAAGTGGTTCCATTTGCTGCGTTCAGGAATGAATTCAGTTGCATAGGATACCTCTTGCTCAGAGGAACCAGGATTGTCATTCCGAAGAAGTTACGTAAGCAGTGCGTAGCTTTAGCACACCAAGGTCACTTAGGCGTGGTAGGGACGAAGCAAAGGCTTCGTACAAAGGTTTGGTGGCCACAGATGGAGAAGGAAGTAGAACGCTATGTCAAGGCATGCCATGGATGCCAAATAACAGCAGCGATGCCTTCTCCAGAGCCACTTTGCCCTACGCCATTGCCAACGGGACCTTGGCAAGCTGTTGCTATTGATCTGTTGGGTCCGTTGCCATCGAAGGATTATATCTTTGTTGTGGTGGACTATTATAGTCGCTATTATGAGATTGATATCATGAAAGATACCTCAAGTGATAGGATCATTGAGTCGTTAGAGAAGATGTTCTTACAGCATGGTCTCCCTATCAGTATCACTTCTGACAATGGACCTCAGTTCATTTCCCAGAAGTTCGAAGAATTTCTCTGCAAGAATGGAGTAGAGCATAGGAAGGTTACGCCTCTACATCCAGCAGCTAACGGAGAAGTTGAGAGGCAGAATAGGTCAATCATGAAGAGAGTTCGCATTGCACAAGCTGAGAAAAAGGACTGGAAAAGAGAGGTCAGACAGTACATGTTCGCGTACCGCACTACACCACATAGTGTAACTGGAGTTACACCAGCGGAAATGATGTTTCAGCGTAAATTGAGAACCAGACTACCTGAAATGGAAGAGAAAGTGAGGTTGGATGAAGAAGTCAGAGACAGGGATGCAACAGGAAAGCAAAAGAATAAAGTGTACATTGACCAGAAGAGAGGTGCAAAAGAGAGAGAATTTCATGTGGGAGAAGAAGTGTTGTTGAAACAGACAAAGATTGACAAAACTAGTACACCATTCCACACAGAACCGTACAAACTGATAGAGAAAAGTGGGAACAGTGTAGTGGTAGAATCCTCAGAGGGGGTAAGGTACAAAAGGAACAGCACGCACATTCAAAAATACAACAGACCTGATTCAGAGAAAGATGAACATGAAGACAACTCAAAAACACCAACAGAAATGACACAAGACAAAGAAGTAGGTAATGCTTCTGTAGCTATCAGTAGGCCAGTGCGAGAGAAAAGGTGCCCCAAAAGGCTAGATGATTTTGTGTTATACCGTTAA
- the LOC129270382 gene encoding nose resistant to fluoxetine protein 6-like, which produces MVYYITLSVVLVICTGCQGNVGNNEGTFLGDAAHFLPPGNVFEKEASMQNVSEVCLTDLMKLFSGDPNLFQVVDSFGKPTPGTLVGNTAWIGHYDECMNITDFRYCLVDMGLNITLSANHTLTLPINWGVCAPITCHEDDIQNGLEIFLDLLNVSWIGLKDVAGSAVHCTEKPHAAFNGGFIGTCVLVSILSMLSIVGTVLDKHITRNQRRRPSLPPLPHGTANGSSGDQRPSQRSTDASSIYATVDKRRSKDNDPDSVYACVDDLRSDREKGEEFQGQWSNEKLHLSSTDGSYGSTRQREGIHENKVGDREVQIAPGTASETTALLAGSHYQVVSVNKTPNRLWKQFLLCFSMSRNLPKILSSKQAAGGIPCLNGIRVISITWIILGHSFSMVMNAGLSENVLVAFGNFLQDFSFQALIAATYAVDSFFLLSGFLLTYHALKKMNENDGKLSWGWLYLHRYIRLTPCLAVIILIWMYFIPYMSQGPVSFRFDDRVKLCHAWWWTDLLYINNFVPPGLRQDCIAWSWYLANDMQFFIISPLLILPMFWYGVKGMLVLIITCVASFITTAVLVYKNNFEVGILAQGIADTVLESPGTEYMFANDVNGIVYNKPYCRIPPYLVGMALGYAMYNIGNKKLKMSPVIAAVGWAVASAVAMAVVYGLYDANRGVSTPSQAANIMSLTFSRFAWALAVSWVIFACHYGYGGVVNDILSWNFWVPLSRLTYSTYLIHPVIQSLYGYSLAVPIHWSVISLTYLYAGSILLAHSVALVLCVLVEFPFGNMEKMLHTIVQSRHRQRDA; this is translated from the exons ATGGTCTACTACATCACACTCTCTGTTGTTCTTGTAATCTGCACCGGTTGCCAAGGAAATGTTGGTAACAATGAAGGTACATTCTTGGGAGATGCTGCCCACTTCTTGCCTCCTGGGAATGTCTTTGAGAAGGAAGCATCCATGCAGAATGTTTCTGAAGTTTGCCTGACAGATTTGATGAAGCTCTTTTCAGGAGATCCCAATTTGTTTCAAG TTGTGGATTCATTTGGAAAGCCGACGCCTGGTACTCTTGTTGGGAACACAGCATGGATTGGTCATTATGACGAGTGCATGAATATCACCGATTTTAGATACTGCCTTGTTGATATGGGACTCAACATCACATTAAGTGCTAACCATACTTTG ACCCTACCAATCAATTGGGGAGTGTGTGCTCCTATTACCTGCCATGAAGATGACATACAGAATGGGCTTGAAATCTTCTTAG atttacTGAATGTGAGCTGGATTGGATTAAAGGATGTTGCTGGCTCAGCAGTCCATTGTACAGAGAAACCCCATGCTGCTTTTAATGGCGGATTTATAGGAACATG tgttctCGTTAGTATCCTGTCCATGCTCAGTATTGTTGGCACAGTACTAGACAAACACATCACCCGCAACCAAAGGCGGAGACCGTCCCTACCTCCGCTACCACATGGCACAGCTAATGGATCTAGTGGAGATCAGAGGCCATCTCAGAGATCAACTGATGCCTCTAGTATCTATGCCACTGTTGATAAGAGGAGGAGTAAAGACAATGACCCAGACTCTGTCTATGCTTGTGTAGATGACCTCAGGTCAGATAGGGAAAAAGGTGAAGAATTTCAAGGTCAATGGTCAAATGAAAAGCTACATCTGAGTTCCACTGATGGGAGTTATGGTTCTACAAGACAAAGGGAAGGGATTCATGAAAACAAAGTTGGGGATAGAGAG GTTCAGATTGCTCCAGGCACAGCATCAGAAACAACAGCTTTGCTTGCTGGATCTCATTATCAAGTGGTCAGTGTGAACAAAACCCCAAACA GATTGTGGAAGCAGTTTCTTCTCTGTTTTTCCATGTCTCGCAACCTTCCAAAGATCCTTAGCTCAAAGCAGGCTGCAGGAGGCATTCCTTGTTTGAATGGTATCCGAGTTATTAGTATTACTTGGATCATCTTGGGTCATTCATTCTCTATGGTGATGAATGCCGGTTTATCAG AAAATGTTTTGGTTGCATTTGGTAACTTCCTTCAGGATTTCAGCTTCCAGGCTCTTATTGCTGCTACATATGCAGTGGATTCCTTCTTCTTGCTCAG TGGTTTTCTCTTGACATACCATGCATTGAagaagatgaatgaaaatgatgggaaaCTGTCTTGGGGATGGCTATACTTACACAGGTATATACG TTTGACTCCATGCCTGGCTGTGATCATCTTAATCTGGATGTACTTCATACCCTACATGAGTCAGGGACCCGTTTCCTTTCGTTTTGATGATAGAGTTAAACTTTGTCACGCTTGGTGGTGGACAGATCTCCTCTACATCAATAACTTTGTTCCTCCTGGTCTGCGGCAGGAT TGTATAGCATGGAGCTGGTACCTTGCCAATGACATGCAGTTTTTCATCATAAGTCCTCTTCTAATCCTCCCTATGTTCtg GTATGGTGTTAAAGGAATGCTAGTATTGATTATTACATGTGTGGCCAGTTTCATCACAACTGCGGTACTAGTTTACAAGAATAACTTTGAGGTTGGAATACTAGCCCAAGG AATTGCAGATACTGTATTAGAATCTCCTGGTACGGAATATATGTTTGCTAATGATGTCAATGGAATCGTCTACAACAAACCGTATTGTCGCATCCCACCTTACCTTGTAGGCATGGCTCTTGGTTATGCCATGTATAATATTGGAAACAAGAAACTTAAAATGTCTCCT GTAATTGCAGCTGTAGGCTGGGCTGTTGCCAGTGCCGTAGCCATGGCGGTGGTCTACGGTCTCTACGATGCAAACAGAGGTGTTTCCACGCCAAGCCAGGCTGCTAACATTATGTCCCTTACGTTTTCTCGCTTCGCCTGGGCCCTAGCTGTCTCTTGGGTCATATTTGCTTGTCATTATGGATACGGAG GAGTGGTCAATGATATTTTATCCTGGAACTTCTGGGTGCCGTTGAGTCGATTGACCTATTCAACCTACCTTATACATCCTGTTATACAGAGCCTGTATGGTTATAGTTTAGCCGTTCCTATTCATTGGTCTGTGATATCATTG ACTTATCTGTATGCTGGCTCTATTCTACTGGCCCATTCTGTTGCCCTGGTCTTGTGCGTCTTGGTTGAATTTCCATTTGGTAACATGGAGAAGATGTTACACACCATCGTCCAATCAAGGCATAGGCAACGGGATGCATGA